Genomic window (Flavobacteriales bacterium):
CGCCTCCATACCTTGCTGGCATGCAGCTGAATCGAGCTGAAGAGCCATGCGAAGAACGATGAACAAGCTCCTGATGGGCAAGCCCTCCATGAACGAAGGTGAGCGGCACAGCACCTTGGAGCGGCGTTGGAAGAACGTGGTTGCGATCTGGAACAATTCGTTCGAGGAGGATGCTGGGCTCGAGAAACTGGTGCGCCTGATCCTGGCCGCATCGCAGTTCCTCTTCCCGGGTGTTTACATCAAGCATGCGTTCTGGCGATCCGGTCCCGTGCATCAGGACCTGGCCGTTGAGGTCTTCGTGCTCCTCAAGACGGTCTTTCCCTTGGTTGTGCTCTGGTTGGGCTGGTGGGGCGAGCCGGTGGTGCTCGGGCTGGTGATCTGGTTCACCATGGAGACGCTCTTGTACATCCCCACCCTGATCTTCGCTTCCGATGCGCTGCCCTCGCCCCGTTCTTACCGCCGCTCCAAGCTGCTCATCTTCATCAACTACCTGGAAGTGGTCTTTGCGTTCGCGGTGATCCACATGGATGGCCAGTACATGAATCTCCCGCTCATGAAGTGGACCGATGCCGTGTACGTGTCATTCGTCATCACCAGCACAATCGGATTCGGCGAGTACTATCCGATCAGCGGGATCGGCAAGCTGGTGATCTCCATCCAATCGGTGTTCTACTTGAGCTACATCGCCCTCTTCATCAGCTTCTTCAGCTTGGGCCATAACAAAGGCTACTTCGAGGGTTTGGATAAGCGCTGAGGACGCCTAAGCCTGCAACGATTCTCGCTCTGCCGCTTCGGTCCTCGATGAGCTTGTCGGAATGCCCCATCGATGGACACGGGCCGGCAGTGAATGAACAGGGCCCCGCAGGAGGCGAAGAACGCTCTGGGATCTCCGCAGCCCCGCCGATCCGGAGAGAGCCTTGCTGATCACAAGCTCTTCCGGGCCTCGGCAATGGCCTCCAGGATGGCATCGCGCTCGCGGAGCATTTCGTGCTTGCGTGCTGCTGGCACCACGAAGCGGAAGCGCAGCATTCGAACGAATCGCTGGACCTCGGTCCAGTACCACATGGTGGCATATCCTGCGATCGGCAGTGCCAGCGCGAAGAGCAGATTGGTCCATGCACCCTCGTCGATGTACTGATGGAAGGCCCAGGTCTCGAGCGCATAGAACATCGGGAAGCAGATCAAGCCGACGATCATCTGAACCGGCGCCTTGTATTCGATGTCGAGCCGCGATGCCTTGAACACCTGTGAGGGCAGGATGTATGGCAGGTAATTGGTGATCAAGCCGAATAGGTAAAGCGGCGCCAGCAGCAGGAGCTCCGCCAGATAACCGATGCACAGCAGGAGGAAACTACTCTGCAGGAACGCATTGGTGTAGAAGCCGGGCGTGAGTCGATCGGAGCGCAGAGCGTCGAAGAAGGCGAGCAGTCGGGCTCCGGTGCGTGCGTACAGCTCAGGTCGCGCGTCGCGCAATCGGTGCAGGGCATCGGCGAGCTGCTTGCGCACGAGGAGCGATCGTCGCGGGTCCTCATGCAGATCAGCGGCAGGGGTCGCATAGGTGGTGAAGAAGTTGTGCGCCTTGATGAGCAGGTCCTCCTGATCCTTGCCGGTGGTCCACGGCAGCTTCTTGGCCAGTGCTTTCCGGATATCGGACGTCAAAGCCTCAACGGCCTCGGTCTCGTTGTGCCGGTGCGCTTCGCGATACGCTGAAGCCATGATCGGCTTGCCCACTGTTACGCGCACCATGCTTCGGAACTGGATCGCGTCGGAATAGTCGAGCGCGATGGGCACGATGCAGAGCTCGCCCGGCCCTGCGTAGCTGAGCGCGATGCGCGCCGTGCCGGTCTTGATCTCGCGCAGGTTGATCTCGTAGTGGCTGCTCCCTTCGGGGAAGATGAGGAGGGTGCCGCGTTGCGCGAGGTACTGATGGCATTGCCCGAAGGCCTGCGTGTTGTCGGGCTTCTCGCCGGGGGCCACATCCTTCTTGCGGAAAATGGGGATCACGTGGAAGTAGCGGAACAGGGCGGCGAGCGCGCGGTTCCGGAACAATCCAGCATTCGCCACGAAGCCGATCCGCTGCTCCACCGCCGCAGCGATGAGCAAGGGGTCCATGAGCGTGTTCGGGTGGTTGGCCACGATGATGGCAGGCCCGCCATCAGGCAGCTTCTCCAGGCCCGTCAGGACGATCCGCTTGAAGTAGACCCCCGTGCAGATCTGAACCAGGATCTTCAATAGCCCATAGAACATCAAGGCGAAGTTGGTCAATGGCCACGGATCACCCTTCCTCGCGGCCTTGAAGGCATTTAGAAGCGTTGGCTCTTCCAATGCAAGCTTCTCCGTTAATGAACCGTTCAGCGGGCGGCGTGTACCGCCATCCACCAATCCTACCACCATGCTCCAGCTCAGATCATTCCGCCTCGCACTTGCTGCCCCTTTCGCCGTTGCCACCGTCATCGGCACGGCCCAGATGAATGCGGAGAACCTCCAACCCGTATTCGCTCAAGAGGCCTCGGGGCGCTTCGATTGCGAGAAGCTCCGCCTCATCCCAATCATGGGCAACGACGCCTATCGGGATGCTTACAAGGACATGGGCGAGCTCGTGCCCATGAACAAGGCCCTTCAGGATGGCCGGTTGAAGGTGAAGGAGCAGGAAGGCGGTGCCACGGTGAACACGCTGCAGGTGGAGAACACCTCGAAGGACACCATCTACCTGATGCAGGGCGAAGTGGTGGTGGGCGGGAAGCAAGACCGCATGCTGGCGCAGGATGTGATCGTGCTGCCGGGCGCAACCCTGAGCATCGGGGCTTTCTGCGTGGAGCACGGTCGCTGGCAAGCCGGAAGCACCGGCCACGAATTCAAGGGCACCATCGGCGTTGTGGGCCAAAAGGCGCGGAAGGCCGCTGCGGTCGAAAAGGAGCAGACCCGCGTTTGGGAGGAGGTGGCCAAGGACATCAAGAAGAATGAAACGGATACGCGCAGCGGCAGCTATGCCCATTTGATGCAGGACAGGGAATTCCAAGCTGACCGGCAGCGCTACCGCGAGAAGCTGCTGGGCCTGCCCGCAGCGAACAGCCATGTGGTCGGCGTGATCGCCATCAGCGGCGACAAGGTGGTCGGCTGCGACGTGTTCGCCACGAGCGCGCTCTTCGCGCAAGCGTTCCCGCAACTGGTGGATGCGTACATCGCGGAGGCGCTCAACAACGGCAAGGCGGTGACCATGACCGATGCGCAAGTGGCGGAGTACTTCGCGAAGCTCTTCGCCGAGGAGGATGGACTGGAGAAACGCACCGAAGGGAGCGGATACCTCTTCAAGAGCAATGGCCGCAAATACCGTCTGAGTAAATTCTGAGCGGTTCAGGGCTTGCGCCCCGCCCTAAGGCCGGCGCTCTTCACGATGCGCGGAGCTGCAGCCTGGCCGACGCGCTCCTTCAGCACCGCGCCCACTCTTTCCACGATGCCCACCACGAGCGCATTGCCCATGAAGAAGGCGCGCCTCGCATCGCTTGCTCCCTTGGTGTGGTCGTCGGGGAACATGTTGAGGCGCTCGAGCTCGATGGGGGTGAGCCTGCGCAGTATGCCTTTGCCTGTGCGCACCACATGCTTGAACCGCGAGGGCGATGATCCGCCCTCTCCGGTGATGATGGTGCGCGATGGCTTATCCAATGCATCCGGGAAGACCATGGAGCCTTCGGAATAGCGGTATGCGAATCCACTGCTCTTGCTGGTGCGCGACTCACTCTTGCTCCCCTTCAGGTATTTCCATTGCGCGAGCTGATGCGCGCTGATCCGGAAGGTGGCGGGCACCTTGCTCTCCGGTTGCAGCACCGAGCCGAGCGTGGTGCGCGCACCATCGTAGGCCGGCACTACGCGTGTGGTCCAGACCTTCCGGCCATGCATCATGCCGGCTTCCGCGAAGGGCCCCCTGGTCGCGCTCTTCCCTTTATTGAATCGCTGCGTCAAGTGTGCGAGGTCGCCTTCGATGCTGAACGCCGCGAAGCCCGAGGCGCCAAGCGCTGCGGGGAACGCCTCGGCGAAGAGCCCGGTGCTCGCGATCCACTCCCATGGATTCGCATCCTGCATCGCGCTGGCCATGCTTGCGCCGGCATGGCAGCCCAGGAAGAAGACGCGCCGCCTGCGTTGCGGCATGCCGTAATCAGCAGCATTGATCACGCGCCATTCCACGGCATAGCCGAGGTCGGCAAGCGAGGCCAGCATCACTGCGAAGTCGCGCCCGCGCTGCTTCACCGGTGATTTGAGCAGGCGATCAACGTTCTCGAGGAAGAGAAATGGCGGGCGCTTGGCCTCGAGGATGCGGTGGATCTCCCACCAGAGCACGCCTTTCTTCCCCGCGATGCCCTTCGCTTGCTTCAGGGTCTTGGCCACGGAATAGTCCTGACAAGGGAAGCCGCCCACGAGCAGATCGTGATCCGGGACCGAGCTGGCCGGCACCGTCGCGATGTCGCGGTTCTCATGGCCATGCGCACCGAAGCGCGCAACGTAGATATCCGAGGCATCCTGATTCTTCCGAGCCGGCTCCCATTGGTTGCTCCACACCACCCGGAAGCGCTCTGATGCCTGCTCCAGACCGATGCGGAATCCACCGACTCCGGCGAACAGCTCAACTACCCGGATCGGTTCCTTCATCGGTGCCGCGCCAAACATATCGCGCCCGGGCTCAGCGATCAAGTCCTGAGCAACCGCTCCCGCATGGGCAACCCGTTTAGCTTCGGCCCATGCCCTTGATCCTGCGCTCGAAACTGCCCGACGTGGGCACCACCATCTTCGCCGTGATGAGCCAGCTCGCTCAAGAGCATGGTGCCATCAATCTGGGGCAGGGCTTCCCCGACTTTCCCATTGATGAGCGACTGAGCGATCTGGTGCATGCCGCCATGCGCGCTGGTCACAATCAGTATGCGCCCATGCCGGGACTGCCAGCGCTGCGCGAGGCCATAGCTGCCAAAGCCGAACGGCTCTACGGCCATGCCTACGAACCCGGCTCCGAGGTCACCATCACCGCAGGTGGAACGCAAGCCATCTTCACCATCATCGCGGCCTTGGTGCATGCGGGCGATGAGGTCATCATCGTTGATCCGGCCTACGATTGCTACGCGCCTGCCGTGGAGCTTTTCGGCGGCAAGCCGGTGCATGTGGGCCTCGGTGCCGATATGCGCTTCGACCATGCGGCCGTGGCGCAGGCCATCAACCCGCGGACGCGCTTGCTCATGATCAACACGCCGCACAACCCTGCGGGCACCATCCTGCGCGACGCGGATATGCAGCGCATCGCGGCGATGCTGCGGGGAACGGGCATCCTGCTGCTGAGCGACGAGGTGTACGAGCACTTGGTCTTCGATGGCGAACCCCATGCATCGGTGATCCGCTATCCTGAATTGCGCGAGCGGGCTTTCGTGGTCTTCAGCTTCGGCAAGGTCTTCCACGCCACGGGCTGGAAGATGGGCTACGCCCTCGCCCCGAAGGAGCTGATGGGCGAGTTCCGCAAAGCGCACCAGTTCAATGTGTTCAGCGTGAGCACGCCCATGCAGCATGCGCTTGCCGGCTACATCGCGGATCCGTCCAATTACGCGCAGGTGCACGCGCTCTATCAGGCAAAGCGCGACCGCTTCGCTGAGGGCATGCGCGGCTCGAGCTTCCGGCTGATGCCCTGCGAAGGCAGCTACTTCCAGACCGCTGATTACAGCGCCATCAGCGAAGAGGGCGATCGCGCATTCGCCGAGCGCGTGACCCGGGATCACGGCGTGGCGAGCATACCGCTATCGCCGTTCTACAAGCAGCCGCGCGCCGATCAGCGGCTGCTCCGCTTCTGCTTCGCCAAGCGCGACGATACCTTGGACGCCGCCATCGAACGCCTATGCAGGATCTGAAGGTCTCCATCGTGCAGCGCATGCTCCATTGGGAGGATGCCGATGCCAACCGCCGCATGTTCTCGGAAGCCATCGCGCTGCTGAAGGGCGACACGGACCTGATCGTGCTTCCGGAGATGTTCACCACGGGCTTCAGCATGCGCAGCGAGGAGCTGGCCGAGACCATGGACGGACCCACGGTGGGCTGGATGCGCGCACAGGCCGCATCGGTCGATGCTGCGCTTTATGGCAGCGCGATCATCATGCAGGGAGGCAAGTGCTTCAACCGTGGGCTCTTCGTGAAGCCCGATGGCGAGGTGACCGTGTACGACAAGCGCCACCTCTTCCGTTTCGCGAACGAGACGCAGCACTATAGCGCTGGCAGCGAGCGCATTGTGGTGAGCTGGCGCGGCTGGCGCATCCTCTTGCAGATCTGCTTCGACCTGCGCTTCCCGGTTTTCGCGCGGAATAGGGGCGATTACGATGCGATCCTGTATGTGGCCAATTGGCCTGAAGCGCGGCGCTTCCCGTGGAGCCAGCTGTTGATCGCGCGCGCCATCGAGAACCAATGCTACGTGGCGGGCGTGAACCGCGTGGGCATGGATGGCAAGGGGATCCACTACAGTGGCGACAGCGCGCTCATCGATCCGCGCGGCGAGTTGATGGCTTGCGTTGAGCCATCGCAAGAGGGCAGTGCCACTGGCTCCTTCGATTGGAACACGCTGGAGGATTTCCGCGCGAGATTCCCGGTGGCCATGGAGGCCGATGCTTTCGACCTGCTCCTCTAACGCAGCACCTGGATGTGGCCGAGCTGGTTCTGCGTAACGCCGACGGTGCCCTCCTTGTCCGTGTAGAAGGCGTATTCGAGGCGCCAGACGTACACATCGTCCGGTACGATCTCTCCAGCAAAAGTGCCGTCCCAGCCGAGCGTGGGGTCCTCGCTCTCGAAGAGCTGCTCTCCCCAGCGGTTGAACACGCGCAGCACCATGGTGGCGATGCTCTTGCCTTGCGGGATGAAGATGTCGTTCACGCCATCGCCGTTGGGCGTGAAGGTGTTCGGGATGAAGATGGTGGCCGGGCAATGCTCGATCACGCGGGCGCTATCGGCGGTTGAGCAGTCGTACTGGTTGGTGATGTGCACATAATACCAGCCGTAGGCGCTGGCCATGATCACGCGCGTGGTGGCACCGGTGCTCCAATCATACCGCGAGCCGGCATTGCCCGCATCGATCACCACGTAGCGCGGCTCATCGTCGAGGCACGCGTGGAACTCATTCACCGCCATGCGCGCGGGCGAAGGGTTGAAATGCACCGTTATCGCATCCGAGCGCGAACAGGCGCCGTTGTGCGCCGTCACGGAGTACGTGCCCGGCGTTCCGACCATGATCGCACGGGAGGTGCTGCCGTTGCTCCATTGGTAAGTGGAACCCGGGTTGCCCGCGTCCAGCTGCAGGAGCTGCCCTTCGCAGAGGACCGTGTCCTGTCCGAGTTCCACCGAAGGCGGTGCGATGAACTCGGCGTTGGCGCTGAAGGTTCCGGCGCAGCCTGCAGCATTCGTTACCGTTACCGAGTAGCTGCCCGATGCGCTCACCGTAATCGATTGCGTGGTGACGCCAGTGCTCCACAGGTAGGTCGCTCCGGCGTTGCCTGCGTTGAGCGTGGCGCTCTCGCCGACGCAGCGGAGCACATCGCTCAGGGCATTCACGGGTGCGGGCGCCACGTCGATGGCGATGGCATCGGTCGCCGCGCAGTAGCCGTTGCTCACCGTAACGGAGTAGTTGCCGGCTTCGCCGGTGCTGATGCTCTGCGTTTGCGCTCCGGTGCTCCAGGTGAACGAAGCGCCGGTGTTGCCCGCATCGATGGTGATGGGCTGGCCCTGACAGATGGTGGTGTCGTTGCCCAACGTCACCGTGATCTCCGGTGCCAGTGTCACCTCGGCATCGAAGGTCGCGGCGCATCCCTGCGCGGTGGTCACCGTAACGCTGTAGGATCCGCTTGTCGCGGGGGTGATGGATTGCGTGATGGCCCCAGTGCTCCACGCATAGGCGGATCCCGGATTACCCGCATCCAAGGTCGGCGGCGATGTGATGCATGCACTCGCGTCCTGCAAGGCATCCACGGGCAGCGCATTGAACTGCACGTTCACCGCATCATTGGCGCTGCACCCTTGCGGCGTGGTCACCGTGACGCTGTAGTTGCCGGTGGCCGATACACTGATGGTCTGGGACGCTGCGCCTGTGCTCCACGCGTAAGCTGCGCCGGGATTGCCGGCATTCAGGTTCTGCTGCGATGCTCCGCACACGCTCAGGTCGGGGCCCAGGTCCACGATGGGCGTTTCGTGCAATGTGACGTTGAAAGTGCAGATGGCTTGGCAACCGTTCGCATCGGTGATGGTCACCGTGTGCGGCCCGCTCTGGCCAGGCACGATCGAAGGCGTTGTTGCACCGGTGCTCCACAAGTAGCTTACGCCCGCAGCAGGAGCGGTGAGCGTGGGCGGCGCGGCAGCACAGGCACTCACGTTCTGCGATGAAGGAACACCGGCAAAGGCGCGAGTGATGGTCACCTGATCGCTCACCGAGCACCCGAATGCATCGGTCACGGTCACGGTATAGATGGCGCTGGCGTCAACAAGGATCGAAGGTGATTGGATGCTGCTGGAGTTCAGGTTCGCGGCTGGCGACCAGCTGAAGCTCGCGCCTTGCACATTGTGCTGCACGCTGAGTTGGTGTCCAAGCACGGAGCAGAGCGTAAGGTCAGCGCCTGCATCGGCACTGTAGCCGCTGTTCACCGTGATGGTGATCGAAGCGCTGAGCTGGCAGCCTGTGGCAGTGTGCGTGGCGGTGCAGGTGTAGGTGGTGGTCGAGGTGGGTGTTGCCGTTGGGTCGGCGATGGCGTCGTTGCTCAGGCCGGCACCCGTCCATGAATACGTCATGCTCCCGCTCCCGTTCACCGCGGCGTTCAGCAGCGTGCTTTGACCGGGGCAGAGCGTGGTCTGCGCGGCGGTGATGCTCAACGCGAAGAGCTGACCTACGGTGATCGTGGTCTGCCCGCTGGCTGCGCAACCGTCACCACTGATAGCGGTCACGGAGTAGGTCGTGGTCTGCGCAGGGCTGGCAATGGGGTCGGCGATGGAAGGGTCGCTGAGCGAGCCGTTGTTCGGGGTCCAGGAGTAGCTGATGTTCGATCCTGAACTGGGCGAGGCGTTCAATTGAACGCCGGTGAGGGAGCAGAGCGTGGCGCTGGGCGTTACGTTGAGATCGAATGCCGGGGCCACGGTCACGTACACGGAGTCCTTGTACACGCAGCCCGCGGTCGGGTCGGTGGCGCTGAGCACGTACCATCCGCTCGTTGACGGCGTGGCCACAGGCGCATGGCTCGTCGGGTCGTTGAGCGTTGCGGCTTGCGACCACGCGTAGCCCGCGAAGGAATCATCGTAACGGGTGAGCAGGAAATCGTCAATGGCCCAGTTGTCGTGCCCGGCTCCCTGGTTGGCGAGCTGACGCAGCCTGAACATCGTGCTCGCGGTCTGCGCGGCTGCCGGTATCGGCGCATTCACCGGCGTGAAGCCCGGGAAATCCGTTTCATTGTAAGTGGCGACCGCTGTCCAATTGAGGCCGTTGTTGTTCGAGTATTCAAGCACCACATCGTCCCCGGGATCGGCATCCTCGCAGGGCGCGATGCCATCGGCGATCTTCAATCGGAAGCGCACGAAGCCGCCTCCTGTGGTGTTGAAGGCCGCTGTCTGCGTGCTTCGCTGGCCATTGCCGTTGAAGTAGAGCGCGGAGCCATTCGCGCTTCCGCATGCTATGCTGATCGCACCGCCTTGCACCGCGGCCCACATCGTGCCCGGTGGCGCGTCGAATTCGTCATGCGCCACTGTGCGCAGGACACGGCTATTCAGTTGCGTGTTGTTGCCCAAGCACACCGTGGCAGGCTCGGCGCTCACATCCAGCTCCACGATGGCGCCGGGCTGCACGGTCACGAGGATGCTGTCGGTCATATCGCCGCAACCGGTCGGGCTCACCACTTGCACTCCATACCAGGTGGTGGCCAAGGGCGTGGCCTGCGGCGCGTTCGAGCCAGCATTGGTCAGGCTGCTGCTGGGCCACCAGCTGATGTTGAACCAGGCGGGATCAGGTGGCGGCAGCAGTCCCAGTTGCACGGGCTCGTACTGGCATGAGCTTATCGTCTGCTGCCCGTTCGCTGTCAGCAAGGTGGGAATGGTGAGCGGGATGCCCACATTGTAGGTGAACTCGCTAGGGCAGCCGCTCACGGGGAGCAGGCCGCTCACACGGTAGCTCTCGCTCTGCGTTGGCGTGATGGTGATGCTGTTGCCGGTCCCGATCACCGTGCCCGGTGCGCTCAAGGCCACCCATTCCGCATTGCTGAGCGGTGTGGGGCTGCTCAGCGTGATGGTGCCGGAGCCGCAAACCGTGCTGTCCTGCTGGGTGCTGATCCGTGCGATGTCGTGGACGGACGCGGCGTAGCTCTCGCCGAATCCGATGCCGAAGGCGTATGCCTGGAATCCGGCCGGGCAGGTGATCCTGTGCTGGCCGGCGGCTACGGGCACCTTGGCATGGGCCCGGTCCGCGCAATCCGCATAAGGCTGGAAGAGCGCAGGGTTCACCTGAACGCCATCGATCTGCACCTGCCCGGTAGCCGAGGCCGGCACCACGATGCTCAGGCTATGCGCATTCACTTGCGGGCTGTTGCTGGTGTGGAAACGCGCGCTGCGCGACGTGCGCTCCACCGGCGAGAGGATCACCAGCGAGGGGTCGCCGTTGCCGGCGCAGCTATAGCCTTCCATGATCTGCGCGACGCTCACTGGGTGCGTGGCTTCGATGCAGACCGGGGCAGTGGCGCCATTCACCTCATGGCGCTGGCCTGCGTTGAGCAGGATCGGCGCGCCTCCGGCGATGGTCACAAGGGTGCCGTCGGAATGCGCCATCACGCGATAGGTGATGGTGGTGGCGCCTTGGGCCATGATCGTATGGTAGCGCGTCCCCCAAGCGGATATCGGCAGGCATTGCTCAAAGATGTGGTCGCATGCCGAGCAGCCATTGGGTGAGGTGCCGCACATGCTGCCGCCGATCACCACGAACGGACGGCAAGGCCCGCTCTGGTCAGTCGCTTCGATCAGGCTGCCGGTGAGGTTCAGCAGATCGGTTGCGGCCTGCACCTGATAGGCTTGGCCAGCATCCAGGTCGACGATGAATGGCACCCCAGCGGCCTGGCCGTTCGCTGTGAGGGCTGAAGGCGTTATCCGCACTTGCGTTCCATCCTCCGTGGCCAGCACGGCGAATTCGCTCTTGTGCAGATTGTTGAAGTTGGGCAAACCGTTGTGCGCTTCAACCCGGTACGTGGTGCCCAACGATGTCATGGGCAGCACTTGGCTCAGGTCATGCGTGTAGTTCTGGAAGCTGGCCATGAATACGTTCACCGTATCCTGCGCCTCTATCAGCACGCCGCGATTCTGGATGGCGCCAGAGCCGGTGAGCTCGGCTGATGTGGGCACGTCGATGATCGCTACGCTGTTCGCGCCCACGCTGAAGGGCTGGCTCCAGCCAAGGCCGGGAATGCTGATGGTTCCAGCGGTCGCAATGGGGCTTGCAACATGCAGTTTCAGGGATTGAG
Coding sequences:
- a CDS encoding two pore domain potassium channel family protein, whose translation is MNKLLMGKPSMNEGERHSTLERRWKNVVAIWNNSFEEDAGLEKLVRLILAASQFLFPGVYIKHAFWRSGPVHQDLAVEVFVLLKTVFPLVVLWLGWWGEPVVLGLVIWFTMETLLYIPTLIFASDALPSPRSYRRSKLLIFINYLEVVFAFAVIHMDGQYMNLPLMKWTDAVYVSFVITSTIGFGEYYPISGIGKLVISIQSVFYLSYIALFISFFSLGHNKGYFEGLDKR
- a CDS encoding gliding motility-associated C-terminal domain-containing protein, translated to MSPHDLNRAYWRLLSLGYLAASALALVAQPSSALPTRGKTFWTTFMQNGFGAQSLKLHVASPIATAGTISIPGLGWSQPFSVGANSVAIIDVPTSAELTGSGAIQNRGVLIEAQDTVNVFMASFQNYTHDLSQVLPMTSLGTTYRVEAHNGLPNFNNLHKSEFAVLATEDGTQVRITPSALTANGQAAGVPFIVDLDAGQAYQVQAATDLLNLTGSLIEATDQSGPCRPFVVIGGSMCGTSPNGCSACDHIFEQCLPISAWGTRYHTIMAQGATTITYRVMAHSDGTLVTIAGGAPILLNAGQRHEVNGATAPVCIEATHPVSVAQIMEGYSCAGNGDPSLVILSPVERTSRSARFHTSNSPQVNAHSLSIVVPASATGQVQIDGVQVNPALFQPYADCADRAHAKVPVAAGQHRITCPAGFQAYAFGIGFGESYAASVHDIARISTQQDSTVCGSGTITLSSPTPLSNAEWVALSAPGTVIGTGNSITITPTQSESYRVSGLLPVSGCPSEFTYNVGIPLTIPTLLTANGQQTISSCQYEPVQLGLLPPPDPAWFNISWWPSSSLTNAGSNAPQATPLATTWYGVQVVSPTGCGDMTDSILVTVQPGAIVELDVSAEPATVCLGNNTQLNSRVLRTVAHDEFDAPPGTMWAAVQGGAISIACGSANGSALYFNGNGQRSTQTAAFNTTGGGFVRFRLKIADGIAPCEDADPGDDVVLEYSNNNGLNWTAVATYNETDFPGFTPVNAPIPAAAQTASTMFRLRQLANQGAGHDNWAIDDFLLTRYDDSFAGYAWSQAATLNDPTSHAPVATPSTSGWYVLSATDPTAGCVYKDSVYVTVAPAFDLNVTPSATLCSLTGVQLNASPSSGSNISYSWTPNNGSLSDPSIADPIASPAQTTTYSVTAISGDGCAASGQTTITVGQLFALSITAAQTTLCPGQSTLLNAAVNGSGSMTYSWTGAGLSNDAIADPTATPTSTTTYTCTATHTATGCQLSASITITVNSGYSADAGADLTLCSVLGHQLSVQHNVQGASFSWSPAANLNSSSIQSPSILVDASAIYTVTVTDAFGCSVSDQVTITRAFAGVPSSQNVSACAAAPPTLTAPAAGVSYLWSTGATTPSIVPGQSGPHTVTITDANGCQAICTFNVTLHETPIVDLGPDLSVCGASQQNLNAGNPGAAYAWSTGAASQTISVSATGNYSVTVTTPQGCSANDAVNVQFNALPVDALQDASACITSPPTLDAGNPGSAYAWSTGAITQSITPATSGSYSVTVTTAQGCAATFDAEVTLAPEITVTLGNDTTICQGQPITIDAGNTGASFTWSTGAQTQSISTGEAGNYSVTVSNGYCAATDAIAIDVAPAPVNALSDVLRCVGESATLNAGNAGATYLWSTGVTTQSITVSASGSYSVTVTNAAGCAGTFSANAEFIAPPSVELGQDTVLCEGQLLQLDAGNPGSTYQWSNGSTSRAIMVGTPGTYSVTAHNGACSRSDAITVHFNPSPARMAVNEFHACLDDEPRYVVIDAGNAGSRYDWSTGATTRVIMASAYGWYYVHITNQYDCSTADSARVIEHCPATIFIPNTFTPNGDGVNDIFIPQGKSIATMVLRVFNRWGEQLFESEDPTLGWDGTFAGEIVPDDVYVWRLEYAFYTDKEGTVGVTQNQLGHIQVLR
- a CDS encoding 1-acyl-sn-glycerol-3-phosphate acyltransferase; translation: MVVGLVDGGTRRPLNGSLTEKLALEEPTLLNAFKAARKGDPWPLTNFALMFYGLLKILVQICTGVYFKRIVLTGLEKLPDGGPAIIVANHPNTLMDPLLIAAAVEQRIGFVANAGLFRNRALAALFRYFHVIPIFRKKDVAPGEKPDNTQAFGQCHQYLAQRGTLLIFPEGSSHYEINLREIKTGTARIALSYAGPGELCIVPIALDYSDAIQFRSMVRVTVGKPIMASAYREAHRHNETEAVEALTSDIRKALAKKLPWTTGKDQEDLLIKAHNFFTTYATPAADLHEDPRRSLLVRKQLADALHRLRDARPELYARTGARLLAFFDALRSDRLTPGFYTNAFLQSSFLLLCIGYLAELLLLAPLYLFGLITNYLPYILPSQVFKASRLDIEYKAPVQMIVGLICFPMFYALETWAFHQYIDEGAWTNLLFALALPIAGYATMWYWTEVQRFVRMLRFRFVVPAARKHEMLRERDAILEAIAEARKSL
- a CDS encoding amidohydrolase — its product is MQDLKVSIVQRMLHWEDADANRRMFSEAIALLKGDTDLIVLPEMFTTGFSMRSEELAETMDGPTVGWMRAQAASVDAALYGSAIIMQGGKCFNRGLFVKPDGEVTVYDKRHLFRFANETQHYSAGSERIVVSWRGWRILLQICFDLRFPVFARNRGDYDAILYVANWPEARRFPWSQLLIARAIENQCYVAGVNRVGMDGKGIHYSGDSALIDPRGELMACVEPSQEGSATGSFDWNTLEDFRARFPVAMEADAFDLLL
- the dcm gene encoding DNA (cytosine-5-)-methyltransferase; the protein is MKEPIRVVELFAGVGGFRIGLEQASERFRVVWSNQWEPARKNQDASDIYVARFGAHGHENRDIATVPASSVPDHDLLVGGFPCQDYSVAKTLKQAKGIAGKKGVLWWEIHRILEAKRPPFLFLENVDRLLKSPVKQRGRDFAVMLASLADLGYAVEWRVINAADYGMPQRRRRVFFLGCHAGASMASAMQDANPWEWIASTGLFAEAFPAALGASGFAAFSIEGDLAHLTQRFNKGKSATRGPFAEAGMMHGRKVWTTRVVPAYDGARTTLGSVLQPESKVPATFRISAHQLAQWKYLKGSKSESRTSKSSGFAYRYSEGSMVFPDALDKPSRTIITGEGGSSPSRFKHVVRTGKGILRRLTPIELERLNMFPDDHTKGASDARRAFFMGNALVVGIVERVGAVLKERVGQAAAPRIVKSAGLRAGRKP
- a CDS encoding aminotransferase class I/II-fold pyridoxal phosphate-dependent enzyme, yielding MPLILRSKLPDVGTTIFAVMSQLAQEHGAINLGQGFPDFPIDERLSDLVHAAMRAGHNQYAPMPGLPALREAIAAKAERLYGHAYEPGSEVTITAGGTQAIFTIIAALVHAGDEVIIVDPAYDCYAPAVELFGGKPVHVGLGADMRFDHAAVAQAINPRTRLLMINTPHNPAGTILRDADMQRIAAMLRGTGILLLSDEVYEHLVFDGEPHASVIRYPELRERAFVVFSFGKVFHATGWKMGYALAPKELMGEFRKAHQFNVFSVSTPMQHALAGYIADPSNYAQVHALYQAKRDRFAEGMRGSSFRLMPCEGSYFQTADYSAISEEGDRAFAERVTRDHGVASIPLSPFYKQPRADQRLLRFCFAKRDDTLDAAIERLCRI